A region from the Malus domestica chromosome 07, GDT2T_hap1 genome encodes:
- the LOC103401905 gene encoding rop guanine nucleotide exchange factor 2 — protein sequence MDNSPSYDEQYDLGYQPSPSSVDQTDHSLAETSTSGDSFMYRRTNSETSVFSESVDDSSYSGEASPWFYPNVKSNQASLTRLGMKLHNKNASDETLQDDDAVDSELEMMKERFAKLLLGEDMSGSGKGVCTAVTISNSITNLYATVFGQNLRLEPLNPEKKAMWKREMNCLLSVCDYIVELIPISQNLQDGTEVEFMKSRPRSDLYINLPALQKLDAMLIEVLDSFQDTEFWYAEKGSMSSNSTRTGSFRRVVVQRNEEKWWLPVPCVPPGGLSEKARKHLKHKRDSSNQIHKAAMAINSSILAEMEIPDSYMSTLPKSGRACLGDSIYRYMCTTDKFSPDHLLDCLNIATEHEALDLADRVEASMYTWRRKACMSNSKSSWIMVKDLMSETDRNDKNHVLAERAECLLLCLKQRYPELSQTSLDTCKIQCNKDVGQSVLESYSRVLESLAFNIVAWIDDVICVERSVRNQDK from the exons ATGGACAATTCACCAAGTTATGATGAACAATATGATCTGGGTTACCAGCCTTCACCTTCTTCTGTGGATCAAACTGATCATTCGCTTGCGGAAACTTCAACAAGTGGTGATTCTTTTATGTACCGCCGGACAAATTCAGAGACCTCGGTTTTCTCTGAGTCAGTGGATGACAGCAGCTACTCTGGTGAAGCTTCTCCTTGGTTCTACCCAAATGTAAAATCCAACCAGGCGTCTCTTACCAGACTTGGAATGAAGCTGCATAACAAGAATGCCTCTGATGAAACACTTCAAGATGACGACGCAGTTGATTCAG AGCTTGAGATGATGAAAGAACGATTTGCAAAGCTCTTGTTGGGTGAAGACATGTCAGGAAGTGGGAAAGGTGTGTGCACCGCGGTCACAATATCAAATTCGATAACCAACCTCTACG CCACTGTGTTTGGACAAAACTTGAGGCTGGAGCCACTGAATCCTGAGAAGAAAGCCATGTGGAAGAGGGAGATGAACTGTCTTCTATCAGTTTGTGATTACATCGTAGAACTTATCCCCATATCACAAAACTTACAAGATGGGACAGAAGTGGAG TTCATGAAAAGCAGGCCAAGATCTGATCTTTATATCAACCTTCCAGCTTTGCAAAAGCTTGACGCAATGCTTATT gAAGTACTTGATAGTTTCCAGGATACAGAATTCTGGTATGCAGAAAAAGGGAGCATGTCATCCAATTCAACGCGTACAGGATCATTTAGAAGGGTGGTTGTTCAGCGGAATGAGGAGAAATGGTGGTTGCCGGTTCCATGTGTTCCTCCGGGAGGCCTCTCTGAGAAGGCAAGGAAACATTTGAAACACAAACGTGACAGTTCTAATCAAATCCACAAAGCAGCCATGGCAATCAATAGCAGTATTCTTGCTGAGATGGAAATCCCAGACTCATACATGTCAACTCTTCCAAAG AGTGGAAGAGCTTGTCTTGGAGACTCCATATACCGCTACATGTGCACCACAGACAAGTTCTCTCCAGACCACCTTCTGGACTGCCTCAACATAGCAACTGAACACGAAGCACTTGATCTTGCAGACAGGGTCGAAGCTTCGATGTACACGTGGCGACGTAAAGCGTGCATGAGCAACTCAAAATCTTCATGGATCATGGTAAAAGATCTAATGTCGGAAACAGACAGGAACGACAAGAATCATGTTTTGGCGGAGAGAGCCGAGTGTTTGCTGTTGTGTCTGAAGCAGAGATATCCTGAGCTCTCTCAGACATCCTTGGATACTTGCAAAATCCAATGCAATAAG GATGTGGGGCAATCAGTACTGGAGAGCTACTCGAGAGTGTTGGAGAGTTTGGCATTCAACATTGTTGCTTGGATTGACGATGTAATTTGTGTCGAGAGATCCGTGAGAAACCAAGACAAATAG
- the LOC114825866 gene encoding elicitor-responsive protein 3 has product MKVGTLEVLLVDAEGIRHTNLLGRPSYYVIIKCGNQEYRSKQSSGEDEKVSWNEKITFKFPLSNWKKLTHLKLRIMDTELFTDAGFVGETMIHLGGIVTEGRDSGFIELKPLPYNVVLEDDTYKGEIRIGFRFTANKERQVVETREFSAEDTIKPRGSICRSIANLWRILWWRGRHVIQNTENPYDRSQVLPLLPFSGHTPPRASTAVSPLGNHATMG; this is encoded by the exons ATGAAAGTAGGAACCCTTGAAGTGCTTCTTGTTGATGCTGAAGGCATTAGGCACACAAATCTTCTTG GTAGACCATCCTACTACGTGATCATAAAGTGTGGAAATCAAGAATATAGAAGCAAACAGTCATCAG GTGAAGATGAAAAGGTTAGCTGGAATGAAAAAATCACGTTTAAATTTCCCTTGTCAAATTGGAAGAAGCTGACTCATCTCAAACTCAGAATTATGGACACTGAATTATTCACAGATGCGGGATTTGTTGGTGAAACCAT GATTCATCTTGGTGGTATAGTTACTGAGGGAAGGGACAGCGGTTTCATTGAATTAAAACCACTTCCATACAATGTGGTGCTTGAAGATGACACCTATAAAGGAGAGATAAGGATTGGATTCCGATTTACTGCAAAT AAAGAAAGGCAGGTGGTAGAGACAAGGGAATTCTCCGCAGAGGACACAATTAAACCAAGAGGATCAATCTGTAGGAGCATTGCCAACTTATGGAGAATTTTATGGtggag AGGGCGCCACGTGATTCAGAACACCGAAAATCCCTATGATAGGTCTCAAGTCCTGCCCCTGTTGCCATTCTCTGGCCACACGCCACCGCGAGCCTCCACGGCAGTGTCACCGCTGGGAAATCACGCCACCATGGGATAG